The Notoacmeibacter ruber DNA segment GCCGGTTATTACCCGGAGTGCAACGTGCTGATCGGCCTGATGCATGGGGACGAGATATCGAAAACGCCCGCCAGCAAGTCGATTCCCGTTCGCATCGAGCGTGAAGAGAAACCGTCGCACTGACGCGTCAGGATGAGGGTGGCCTTCCCGTCGGCCAGTCCTTAGTCTGGTGGCGAAGCGCCAGAAGACGGTGCGGCGCAAAGAGGGGACGTCGTGGCCAAAAGGCTCTCGCAAACCGCCTCGTCAGTGAGGTGGCGAATATACTTGCCACTTGCCGCCGGGTTTTCTGTTGCGGGTTGTTCATCAATGCCGCTGATCGACACTGCGGGGCCCGTGGCGGAGGCCAATCGCGATCTGATGTTCATCGCGCTCGGCCTGATGGCGGTCGTGGTCATTCCCGTCTTCATTCTCACCGCGCTGGTGCTGCTACGCTATCGAGCGGGGCATGAGCACGGCAAGTATCGGCCGGAATGGAATTTCTCCGGTTGGTTGGAGGCGCTGATCTGGGGCATACCGGCGCTGATCATCGTGGCGCTTGGCGTATTTCTCTGGAATGGCACCCACCGGCTCGATCCTTACAGCCCGCTTCCGGCATCCAGTCCACCACTGGAAGTGCAGGTGATCGGCCTCGATTGGAAGTGGCTCTTTCTTTATCCGGAGCAACAGATCGCCTCCGTCGATCGGCTCGTTTTTCCCGCCGACCGCCCCATCGCGCTTTCCCTGACAACCGACGCCAACATGATGAGTTTCTTTATCCCCCGGCTCGGCAGTCAGATTTACGCCATGGCCGGCATGGAAACGAAGCTGCATCTCGCTGCGGACGGCAACGGCACTTTTCTCGGACGCAACACCCAATTCAACGGAATCGGATTTTCGCGCCAGCACTTCGACGCGATGGCGGTAGGCGAGGACGATTTCGCGGCATTCGTCGATAAAGCGAAGGCGCGAGAGCCCCTGTCTTCCGCGCGCTATCGGCAACTCGCCCTGCCATCCGTGCTGGAGGAACCAGAAATCTACGGCGGCTATCCTGGCGACCATTTCCGACAGGTGATGATGAAGTACAAAAACGAAGTGCCGACCCCCGATCGTCCGGACGAAAATGCGCTCTCGACAGAGGACGATATCGGAAGCGTCGACGGCTCAGGCCATCCCGCTTTCAGTGTGGAGGAAGAAGCTCCCGTCGATCGCGGCGACGGGCCGATTACGGTTTCCGGCCCCCAGAAGGGTCGCAAAATCGAACCTGATGTCGAGGAAGCCAGCGAATGACACTCCTCGGAAAACTGTCCTGGGATGCCCTGCCCTTCTACAGCGTCATTGCCTTTATTGCGGCGATGGTCGTCGTCGTCGCCGCGCTTCTGATAGCCGGGATCATCACCTGGTACTGGAAATGGCCCTATCTGTGGAAACACTGGTTCACCACGCAGGACCACAAGAAAATCGGGATGATGTATATCATTCTCGCTTTCGCCATGCTCGCCCGTGCCTTCATCGAGGCGATGATGATGCGAGCCCAGCAGGCCTTCGGGCTTGGAGCGGAGTCAGCGGGCTACCTGCCGCCCGAGCACTTCAATCAGCTTTTCACGACCCACGGCACGCTGATGATCTTCTTCGTCGCGATGCCGCTTCTCTCCGGCCTTATCAATTTCGTCGTGCCGCTTCAGATCGGAGCGCGTGACGTGGCCTTTCCGCTCGTCAACCTGGTCTCTCTGTGGCTGACATGGGCGGGCGGCTTTCTGATGATGGTCAGTCTGGTCATCGGACGCTTCGCGACCGGTGGCTGGAGCGGCTACCCGCCTTTCACCGAGCTTTCCCTCTCACCCGGCGTCGGGGTTGATTACTGGATCTGGGCATTGATGCTTTCAGGTATCGGAACCACGCTCACGGGGATCAATTTCGTAACGACCATCTGGAAGATGCGCGCGCCGGGCATGACCCTGATGCGTATGCCGCTCTTCTGCTGGACGTCGCTCTGTACTGCCCTTCTGATGATCTATGCGCTGCCGCCCCTGACGGTTGCGACCGGCCTTCTGGCTCTCGACCGCTATGCCGGCTTCCACTTCTTCACGAACGACGCCGGCGGCAACGTGATGCACTATGCCAACCTTTTCTGGCTGTTCGGTCATCCCGAAGTGTACATCCTCATACTGCCCGCCTTCGGGGTCTTCTCGGAGGTAATCTCCACCTTTTCCGGCAAGAAGCTCTTCGGCTACACATCACTGGTCTACGCGACCATGTGCATCGCCGTGCTCTCCTTCACGGTCTGGCTGCATCACTTCTTCACGATGGGGGGCACGGCGGACGTAAACGCCTTTTTCGGCATCATGACCATGGTGATCGCCGTACCGACCGGCGTGAAAATCTTCGACTGGCTTTTGACCATGTGGGGCGGCCGCATCAGGCTCACCGTGCCGATGCTCTATTCGCTTGCCTTTATCGTCACCTTCGTTCTCGGGGGTGTCTCAGGCGTTCTGCTGGCTATCCCGCCGGTCGACTATATGGTGCACAATACGCTTTTCCTGGTCGCCCATTTCCACAACATGCTGATCCCCGGAACGCTTTTCGGCATGTTTGCCGGCATCCATTACTGGTTTCCGAAGGCCACCGGATTCCGCCTCGATGAAAAATGGGGCCGCCGCGCCTTCTGGTTCTGGGTCTCCGGCTTCTACGTCGCGTTCATGCCGCTTTACATACTCGGCCTGATGGGAATGCCGCGCCGCATGGTCACCTACGAGGTGGAAGCCTGGCAGGCCTGGCTGATCGCCGCAGCGATCGGCGCCATTCTCATCGGACTCGGCATCGCCTGCATGTTCATCATGCTCTACGTCTCGATCCGCGATCGTGGCCGCCTTCAGGATGTCACCGGCGATCCGTGGGACGGGCGGACGCTGGAATGGTCGATCACCTCACCGCCGCCGGAATGGAACTTCGATGAAGTCCCGGTCGTCACTCGCCGCGACGAATGGTGGTACCGCAAGCAGAACGGCGAAATGCAGCAAAAAAGCGAGGACCCCGGTGATTACGAACCGATCGACGTCCCCAAATGGTCACTGATCGGT contains these protein-coding regions:
- a CDS encoding ubiquinol oxidase subunit II; translated protein: MPLIDTAGPVAEANRDLMFIALGLMAVVVIPVFILTALVLLRYRAGHEHGKYRPEWNFSGWLEALIWGIPALIIVALGVFLWNGTHRLDPYSPLPASSPPLEVQVIGLDWKWLFLYPEQQIASVDRLVFPADRPIALSLTTDANMMSFFIPRLGSQIYAMAGMETKLHLAADGNGTFLGRNTQFNGIGFSRQHFDAMAVGEDDFAAFVDKAKAREPLSSARYRQLALPSVLEEPEIYGGYPGDHFRQVMMKYKNEVPTPDRPDENALSTEDDIGSVDGSGHPAFSVEEEAPVDRGDGPITVSGPQKGRKIEPDVEEASE
- a CDS encoding cbb3-type cytochrome c oxidase subunit I; protein product: MTLLGKLSWDALPFYSVIAFIAAMVVVVAALLIAGIITWYWKWPYLWKHWFTTQDHKKIGMMYIILAFAMLARAFIEAMMMRAQQAFGLGAESAGYLPPEHFNQLFTTHGTLMIFFVAMPLLSGLINFVVPLQIGARDVAFPLVNLVSLWLTWAGGFLMMVSLVIGRFATGGWSGYPPFTELSLSPGVGVDYWIWALMLSGIGTTLTGINFVTTIWKMRAPGMTLMRMPLFCWTSLCTALLMIYALPPLTVATGLLALDRYAGFHFFTNDAGGNVMHYANLFWLFGHPEVYILILPAFGVFSEVISTFSGKKLFGYTSLVYATMCIAVLSFTVWLHHFFTMGGTADVNAFFGIMTMVIAVPTGVKIFDWLLTMWGGRIRLTVPMLYSLAFIVTFVLGGVSGVLLAIPPVDYMVHNTLFLVAHFHNMLIPGTLFGMFAGIHYWFPKATGFRLDEKWGRRAFWFWVSGFYVAFMPLYILGLMGMPRRMVTYEVEAWQAWLIAAAIGAILIGLGIACMFIMLYVSIRDRGRLQDVTGDPWDGRTLEWSITSPPPEWNFDEVPVVTRRDEWWYRKQNGEMQQKSEDPGDYEPIDVPKWSLIGPSLGMVGTAFGFAMVWHVWWLAILTGGILVSMMIGRAFVKDRERAIHTEIIAQHARLWNMAQRGEHP